One genomic region from Nonomuraea helvata encodes:
- a CDS encoding mandelate racemase/muconate lactonizing enzyme family protein, which yields MPAITHAEAYLVDLEVETVRTDAVQSFIKQETVFVEVRTDDGGAGTGYTYTIGTGGTAVLALLRDYLLPRLMGADARRVEAVWHDLFAATRATTVGAITSLALAAVDTALWDWRCRDAGQPLWVLAGGAKDRIPLYDTEGGWLHLTTEELIAGAKASQAAGWPGVKLKIGRSPVEDAERLAAVRAAVGPDFDLMLDANQSLTPAEAVRRARLLEPSDPYWFEEPLPADDVAGHQALAAAASIPVAVGESLYSMAQFREYLHRQAAGIVQVDVARIGGITPWLKVAHLAEAYNVPVCPHFLMELHVSLCCAVPNSRYLEHIPQLRAITRREIEVAGGHALAPSSPGLGIEWDRDAIDDRRVR from the coding sequence TTGCCCGCGATCACCCACGCCGAGGCGTATCTCGTCGACCTGGAGGTCGAGACCGTACGCACGGACGCCGTCCAGTCGTTCATCAAGCAGGAGACCGTCTTCGTCGAGGTCCGGACCGACGACGGCGGCGCCGGCACCGGCTACACGTACACGATCGGCACCGGCGGCACCGCCGTGCTCGCCCTGCTCCGCGACTACCTGCTGCCCAGGCTGATGGGCGCGGACGCCCGCCGGGTGGAGGCCGTCTGGCACGACCTGTTCGCCGCGACCCGGGCGACCACGGTCGGCGCCATCACCTCCCTGGCACTCGCCGCCGTCGACACGGCCCTGTGGGACTGGCGCTGCCGCGACGCGGGCCAGCCGCTCTGGGTCCTGGCGGGCGGCGCCAAGGACCGCATCCCGCTGTACGACACCGAAGGCGGCTGGCTGCACCTCACCACCGAAGAGCTCATCGCCGGCGCCAAGGCGAGCCAGGCCGCGGGCTGGCCCGGCGTGAAGCTCAAGATCGGCCGCTCCCCCGTGGAGGACGCGGAGCGGCTGGCCGCGGTGCGTGCGGCGGTCGGGCCGGACTTCGACCTGATGCTCGACGCCAACCAGTCGCTCACCCCCGCGGAGGCGGTCAGGCGGGCCCGGCTTCTCGAACCGTCGGACCCGTACTGGTTCGAGGAGCCGCTGCCGGCCGACGACGTGGCCGGGCACCAGGCACTGGCCGCGGCCGCCTCGATCCCGGTCGCGGTCGGCGAGTCGCTCTACTCCATGGCGCAGTTCCGCGAGTACCTGCACCGGCAGGCGGCCGGCATCGTGCAGGTGGACGTGGCGCGCATCGGCGGCATCACGCCCTGGCTCAAGGTCGCGCACCTGGCGGAGGCGTACAACGTGCCGGTTTGTCCGCATTTCCTCATGGAGCTGCACGTGAGCCTCTGCTGTGCGGTGCCGAACAGCCGCTATCTGGAGCACATCCCCCAGCTCAGGGCGATCACGCGGCGCGAGATCGAGGTCGCCGGCGGGCACGCCCTGGCGCCGTCCTCCCCCGGGCTCGGCATCGAGTGGGACCGCGACGCGATCGACGACCGGAGAGTCCGGTGA